A single genomic interval of Rhinopithecus roxellana isolate Shanxi Qingling chromosome 11, ASM756505v1, whole genome shotgun sequence harbors:
- the POLL gene encoding DNA polymerase lambda isoform X2 has protein sequence MDPRGILKAFPKRKKIHADASSKVLAKIPRREEGEEAEEWLSSLRAHVVRTGIGRARAELFEKQIVQHGGQLCPVQGPGVTHIVVDEGMDYERALRLLRLPRLPPGAQLVKSAWLSLCLQERRLVDVAGFSIFIPSRYLDQSQPSKAEQDASLPPGTHEALLQTALSPPSSPTRPVSPPQKTKEAPNTQAQPISDDEASDGEETQVSAADLEALISGHYPTSLEGDCEPSPAPVVLDKWVCAQPSSQKATNHNLHITEKLEVLAKAYSVQGDKWRALGYAKAINALKSFHKPVTSYQVQKAAQAFNSGLLCVACGSYRRGKATCGDVDVLITHPDGRSHRGIFSRLLDSLRQQGFLTDDLVSQEENGQQQKYLGVCRLPGPGWRHRRLDIIVVPYSEFACALLYFTGSAHFNRSMRALAKTKGMSLSEHALSTAVVRNTHGCKVGPGRVLPTPTEKDVFRLLGLPYREPAERDW, from the exons ATGGATCCCAGGGGTATCTTGAAGGCATTTCCCAAGCGGAAGAAAATTCATGCTGATGCATCATCGAAAGTACTTGCAAAGATTcccaggagggaagagggagaagaagcaGAAG AGTGGCTGAGCTCCCTTCGGGCCCATGTTGTGCGCACTGGCATTGGACGAGCCCGGGCAGAACTCTTTGAGAAGCAGATTGTTCAGCATGGTGGCCAGTTATGCCCTGTCCAGGGCCCAGGTGTCACTCACATTGTGGTGGATGAAGGCATGGACTATGAGCGAGCCCTCCGCCTTCTTAGACTACCTCGGCTGCCTCCGGGTGCTCAGCTGGTGAAGTCAGCCTGGCTGAGCTTGTGCCTTCAGGAGAGGAGGCTGGTGGATGTAGCTGGATTCAGCATCTTCATCCCCAGTAG GTACTTGGACCAGTCACAGCCCAGCAAGGCAGAGCAGGatgcttctcttcctcctggtACCCATGAGGCCCTGCTTCAGACagccctttctcctccttcttctcccaccAGACCTGTGTCTCCTCCCCAAAAGACAAAAGAGGCACCAAACACCCAAGCCCAG CCCATCTCTGATGATGAAGCCAGCGATGGGGAAGAAACCCAGGTTAGCGCAGCTGATCTGGAAGCCCTCATCAGTGGCCACTACCCCACCTCTCTTGAGGGGGATTGTGAGCCTAGCCCAGCCCCTGTGGTCCTGGATAAGTGGGTCTGTGCACAGCCCTCAAGCCAGAAGGCGACCAACCACAACCTCCATATCACAGAGaagctggaagttctggccaaagCCTACAGTGTTCAGGGAGACAAGTGGAGGGCCCTGGGCTATGCCAAGGCCATCAATGCCCTCAAGAGCTTCCATAAGCCTGTCACCTCGTACCAG GTCCAGAAAGCAGCCCAGGCCTTTAACTCCGGGCTGCTATGTGTGGCATGTGGTTCATACCGACGGGGAAAGGCGACCTGTGGTGATGTCGACGTGCTCATCACTCACCCAGATGGCCGGTCCCACCGGGGTATCTTCAGCCGCCTCCTTGACAGCCTTCGGCAGCAAG GGTTCCTCACAGATGACTTGGTGAGCCAAGAGGAGAATGGTCAGCAACAGAAGTACTTGGGGGTGTGCCGGCTCCCAGGGCCAGGGTGGCGGCACCGGCGCCTGGACATCATTGTGGTGCCCTACAGCGAGTTTGCCTGTGCCCTGCTCTACTTTACCGGCTCTGCACACTTCAACCGCTCCATGCGAGCCCTGGCCAAGACCAAGGGCATGAGTCTGTCAGAACATGCTCTCAGCACTGCTGTGGTCCGGAACACCCATGGCTGCAAGGTGGGGCCTGGCCGAGTGCTGCCCACTCCCACTGAGAAGGATGTCTTCAGGCTCTTAGGCCTCCCCTACCGAGAACCTGCTGAGCGAGACTGGTGA
- the POLL gene encoding DNA polymerase lambda isoform X1 → MDPRGILKAFPKRKKIHADASSKVLAKIPRREEGEEAEEWLSSLRAHVVRTGIGRARAELFEKQIVQHGGQLCPVQGPGVTHIVVDEGMDYERALRLLRLPRLPPGAQLVKSAWLSLCLQERRLVDVAGFSIFIPSRYLDQSQPSKAEQDASLPPGTHEALLQTALSPPSSPTRPVSPPQKTKEAPNTQAQPISDDEASDGEETQVSAADLEALISGHYPTSLEGDCEPSPAPVVLDKWVCAQPSSQKATNHNLHITEKLEVLAKAYSVQGDKWRALGYAKAINALKSFHKPVTSYQEACSIPGIGKRMAEKIIEILESGHLRKLDHISESVPVLELFSNIWGAGTKTAQMWYQQGFRSLEDIHSQASLTTQQAIGLKHYNDFLERMPREEATEIEQTVQKAAQAFNSGLLCVACGSYRRGKATCGDVDVLITHPDGRSHRGIFSRLLDSLRQQGFLTDDLVSQEENGQQQKYLGVCRLPGPGWRHRRLDIIVVPYSEFACALLYFTGSAHFNRSMRALAKTKGMSLSEHALSTAVVRNTHGCKVGPGRVLPTPTEKDVFRLLGLPYREPAERDW, encoded by the exons ATGGATCCCAGGGGTATCTTGAAGGCATTTCCCAAGCGGAAGAAAATTCATGCTGATGCATCATCGAAAGTACTTGCAAAGATTcccaggagggaagagggagaagaagcaGAAG AGTGGCTGAGCTCCCTTCGGGCCCATGTTGTGCGCACTGGCATTGGACGAGCCCGGGCAGAACTCTTTGAGAAGCAGATTGTTCAGCATGGTGGCCAGTTATGCCCTGTCCAGGGCCCAGGTGTCACTCACATTGTGGTGGATGAAGGCATGGACTATGAGCGAGCCCTCCGCCTTCTTAGACTACCTCGGCTGCCTCCGGGTGCTCAGCTGGTGAAGTCAGCCTGGCTGAGCTTGTGCCTTCAGGAGAGGAGGCTGGTGGATGTAGCTGGATTCAGCATCTTCATCCCCAGTAG GTACTTGGACCAGTCACAGCCCAGCAAGGCAGAGCAGGatgcttctcttcctcctggtACCCATGAGGCCCTGCTTCAGACagccctttctcctccttcttctcccaccAGACCTGTGTCTCCTCCCCAAAAGACAAAAGAGGCACCAAACACCCAAGCCCAG CCCATCTCTGATGATGAAGCCAGCGATGGGGAAGAAACCCAGGTTAGCGCAGCTGATCTGGAAGCCCTCATCAGTGGCCACTACCCCACCTCTCTTGAGGGGGATTGTGAGCCTAGCCCAGCCCCTGTGGTCCTGGATAAGTGGGTCTGTGCACAGCCCTCAAGCCAGAAGGCGACCAACCACAACCTCCATATCACAGAGaagctggaagttctggccaaagCCTACAGTGTTCAGGGAGACAAGTGGAGGGCCCTGGGCTATGCCAAGGCCATCAATGCCCTCAAGAGCTTCCATAAGCCTGTCACCTCGTACCAG gAGGCCTGCAGTATCCCTGGGATTGGGAAGCGGATGGCTGAGAAAATCATAGAGATCCTGGAGAGCGGGCATCTGCGAAAGCTGGACCATATCAGTGAGAGTGTGCCTGTCTTAGAGCTCTTCTCCAACATCTGGGGAGCTGGGACCAAGACTGCCCAGATGTGGTACCAACAG GGCTTCCGAAGTCTGGAAGACATCCACAGCCAGGCCTCCCTGACAACCCAGCAGGCCATCGGCCTGAAGCATTACAATGACTTCCTGGAACGCATGCCCAGGGAGGAGGCTACAGAGATTGAGCAGACA GTCCAGAAAGCAGCCCAGGCCTTTAACTCCGGGCTGCTATGTGTGGCATGTGGTTCATACCGACGGGGAAAGGCGACCTGTGGTGATGTCGACGTGCTCATCACTCACCCAGATGGCCGGTCCCACCGGGGTATCTTCAGCCGCCTCCTTGACAGCCTTCGGCAGCAAG GGTTCCTCACAGATGACTTGGTGAGCCAAGAGGAGAATGGTCAGCAACAGAAGTACTTGGGGGTGTGCCGGCTCCCAGGGCCAGGGTGGCGGCACCGGCGCCTGGACATCATTGTGGTGCCCTACAGCGAGTTTGCCTGTGCCCTGCTCTACTTTACCGGCTCTGCACACTTCAACCGCTCCATGCGAGCCCTGGCCAAGACCAAGGGCATGAGTCTGTCAGAACATGCTCTCAGCACTGCTGTGGTCCGGAACACCCATGGCTGCAAGGTGGGGCCTGGCCGAGTGCTGCCCACTCCCACTGAGAAGGATGTCTTCAGGCTCTTAGGCCTCCCCTACCGAGAACCTGCTGAGCGAGACTGGTGA
- the POLL gene encoding DNA polymerase lambda isoform X3, with product MLMHHRKYLQRFPGGKREKKQKEACSIPGIGKRMAEKIIEILESGHLRKLDHISESVPVLELFSNIWGAGTKTAQMWYQQGFRSLEDIHSQASLTTQQAIGLKHYNDFLERMPREEATEIEQTVQKAAQAFNSGLLCVACGSYRRGKATCGDVDVLITHPDGRSHRGIFSRLLDSLRQQGFLTDDLVSQEENGQQQKYLGVCRLPGPGWRHRRLDIIVVPYSEFACALLYFTGSAHFNRSMRALAKTKGMSLSEHALSTAVVRNTHGCKVGPGRVLPTPTEKDVFRLLGLPYREPAERDW from the exons ATGCTGATGCATCATCGAAAGTACTTGCAAAGATTcccaggagggaagagggagaagaagcaGAAG gAGGCCTGCAGTATCCCTGGGATTGGGAAGCGGATGGCTGAGAAAATCATAGAGATCCTGGAGAGCGGGCATCTGCGAAAGCTGGACCATATCAGTGAGAGTGTGCCTGTCTTAGAGCTCTTCTCCAACATCTGGGGAGCTGGGACCAAGACTGCCCAGATGTGGTACCAACAG GGCTTCCGAAGTCTGGAAGACATCCACAGCCAGGCCTCCCTGACAACCCAGCAGGCCATCGGCCTGAAGCATTACAATGACTTCCTGGAACGCATGCCCAGGGAGGAGGCTACAGAGATTGAGCAGACA GTCCAGAAAGCAGCCCAGGCCTTTAACTCCGGGCTGCTATGTGTGGCATGTGGTTCATACCGACGGGGAAAGGCGACCTGTGGTGATGTCGACGTGCTCATCACTCACCCAGATGGCCGGTCCCACCGGGGTATCTTCAGCCGCCTCCTTGACAGCCTTCGGCAGCAAG GGTTCCTCACAGATGACTTGGTGAGCCAAGAGGAGAATGGTCAGCAACAGAAGTACTTGGGGGTGTGCCGGCTCCCAGGGCCAGGGTGGCGGCACCGGCGCCTGGACATCATTGTGGTGCCCTACAGCGAGTTTGCCTGTGCCCTGCTCTACTTTACCGGCTCTGCACACTTCAACCGCTCCATGCGAGCCCTGGCCAAGACCAAGGGCATGAGTCTGTCAGAACATGCTCTCAGCACTGCTGTGGTCCGGAACACCCATGGCTGCAAGGTGGGGCCTGGCCGAGTGCTGCCCACTCCCACTGAGAAGGATGTCTTCAGGCTCTTAGGCCTCCCCTACCGAGAACCTGCTGAGCGAGACTGGTGA